A region of Ignavibacteria bacterium DNA encodes the following proteins:
- a CDS encoding response regulator has product MKRKKILLVEDEKAIQILIVYNLKKFGLEVELKENAESALEYLNHQTDYPDLIISDVLLPGMNGVNFCKVLKNTSEISEIPFILLSSVDYDFYRDGAASAGADLFMTKPFRIKDFLNAINELGIN; this is encoded by the coding sequence ATGAAGAGAAAAAAAATTCTACTGGTTGAAGATGAAAAAGCAATTCAAATCTTAATTGTGTACAACCTTAAGAAATTTGGACTCGAGGTTGAGTTGAAGGAAAATGCAGAATCAGCATTAGAATATCTTAATCATCAAACAGATTATCCTGACTTAATTATTTCCGACGTACTGCTGCCCGGTATGAATGGCGTTAACTTCTGCAAGGTATTAAAAAATACTTCAGAAATATCTGAGATCCCCTTCATTCTTCTTTCATCGGTGGATTACGATTTTTATCGGGACGGTGCTGCATCAGCTGGGGCAGATTTATTCATGACCAAACCATTTAGAATAAAAGATTTTTTAAATGCAATTAATGAGCTAGGAATAAACTAA
- a CDS encoding HAMP domain-containing histidine kinase, producing the protein MINSLNEKSNSSINPLAHYRSDELVIITDWSGKIELYNNLLSQLCNSANKDEILNVKVKIDKLFRADGIDFNKVFNSVNKHGHWSGKLIFILNFNQIIPFDAKVLLLSSEPESNLKYLFRLELIEVDEFERDPVAQRDEMLPMDVDSYLLSVEDSFAAEPYEELKRMKDDFLSSVSHELRTPLASIIGFTETIKNDPQMPSNVRGEFVDIIFNEGKRLASLINDLLNISDLEKRNVKLELKEHLINNIVTASFNNYKSIADEKYIDFNLVLPNSAVISCVDAEKIQQLTSNLISNALKFTPTRGKVVIELKSSESDFIITITDTGIGIPKKDLNRIFNKFYRVYRPGFEFRGTGLGLTICQAIAQLHGGNIIVESELSSGTTFTVRIPIRLGEGRSKG; encoded by the coding sequence ATGATCAATTCACTAAATGAAAAATCAAACTCATCGATAAATCCATTGGCACATTATCGAAGTGATGAATTAGTAATTATTACCGATTGGTCGGGAAAAATTGAACTTTATAACAATCTGCTTTCTCAATTATGTAATTCGGCAAACAAGGACGAAATACTGAATGTCAAAGTCAAGATAGATAAACTTTTCAGAGCTGATGGGATTGATTTTAATAAAGTTTTTAATTCTGTGAATAAACATGGCCATTGGTCAGGAAAATTAATTTTCATTTTAAATTTCAATCAAATAATTCCATTTGATGCAAAAGTTTTATTACTCTCTTCAGAGCCGGAATCGAATTTAAAATATCTTTTTAGGCTTGAATTAATTGAAGTGGATGAATTCGAACGAGATCCAGTTGCTCAAAGAGATGAGATGCTGCCCATGGATGTGGATTCTTATCTCCTTTCGGTTGAAGATAGCTTTGCAGCAGAACCATACGAAGAATTGAAGAGGATGAAAGATGATTTTCTCTCAAGCGTTTCACATGAACTGCGAACTCCACTCGCATCGATAATCGGTTTCACTGAAACAATTAAAAATGATCCTCAGATGCCGTCAAATGTGAGAGGTGAATTTGTTGATATAATTTTTAATGAAGGGAAGCGTCTTGCCTCGCTGATTAATGACTTGTTAAACATCTCCGATCTCGAAAAAAGAAATGTCAAACTTGAATTGAAAGAACATTTAATTAACAATATTGTCACGGCTTCATTTAATAATTACAAATCGATCGCTGATGAAAAATACATCGACTTCAATTTAGTTCTTCCAAATTCTGCCGTAATCTCTTGCGTAGATGCTGAAAAAATTCAACAACTAACCTCAAATCTTATCAGTAACGCTTTAAAATTTACTCCCACTCGTGGAAAAGTAGTTATAGAATTAAAATCTTCAGAATCTGATTTTATTATTACTATAACTGATACTGGTATTGGAATTCCAAAGAAAGATTTGAATAGAATATTCAATAAATTTTATCGAGTGTATAGACCGGGCTTTGAGTTTAGAGGAACTGGATTAGGTTTAACTATTTGCCAGGCTATTGCTCAACTTCATGGCGGAAATATTATCGTGGAAAGTGAGTTAAGCTCTGGAACAACATTCACTGTAAGAATTCCAATTCGACTTGGTGAGGGAAGGAGCAAAGGATGA
- a CDS encoding sigma-54-dependent Fis family transcriptional regulator, with the protein MDDKLIFLVDDEENLTKLISHWVSDRWGYQIKVFKDANSFFSYSDTEPDLVLLDIMLPGTNGIEILKGIKEKNFDLPVVMLSAQGNVETAIETLKLGAFDYLSKPIDLPKLEVTIKNAIKNYDLARELKGLLEEKQRSYSFDNIIAIDNKMEEVFRLMQKVLNTSVNVIIYGESGTGKELIARAIHFNSERKSEPFVVVNCASIPRDLLESELFGHEKGAFTGAHIRKIGKFEMADGGTIFLDEIGELELSLQSKLLRVLQDKTFERVGGTEPIKTDARIISATNRELKKAVDEKLFREDLYYRLSTYPITVPPLRTRKGDILLLAESFTKKFAEEAKIPIPTLSKQVIQILLDYPWPGNVRELENSIQRAVIIAEANQIQMKDLPLPMQAFASEQVVPSDVLIESEQTNEILPFEVIKEKAIRNALRATNGSIVDAAKKLKLGRATIYRLISKYKIEVND; encoded by the coding sequence ATGGATGATAAATTAATTTTTCTTGTTGACGATGAAGAAAATTTAACTAAACTAATTTCTCATTGGGTTTCCGACAGATGGGGATATCAAATTAAAGTATTTAAAGATGCGAATTCATTCTTCTCATATTCAGATACCGAACCAGATTTAGTTTTGCTTGATATTATGCTTCCTGGTACAAATGGAATTGAAATACTGAAAGGTATTAAAGAGAAGAATTTCGATCTCCCAGTTGTAATGCTTTCTGCTCAAGGCAACGTTGAAACTGCAATTGAGACATTAAAGCTCGGTGCTTTCGACTATCTATCAAAACCAATCGATCTTCCAAAACTTGAAGTCACAATAAAAAATGCCATTAAGAATTATGATCTTGCACGTGAACTAAAAGGTTTATTAGAAGAAAAACAGCGTTCGTATAGTTTCGATAACATCATTGCAATTGATAACAAAATGGAAGAAGTTTTCCGTCTCATGCAAAAGGTGTTAAACACATCTGTGAATGTAATAATCTATGGCGAAAGCGGAACAGGAAAAGAATTGATTGCGAGGGCCATTCATTTCAACAGCGAAAGAAAAAGCGAACCATTTGTTGTAGTTAATTGTGCATCAATTCCGCGAGATTTGCTCGAGAGCGAACTCTTTGGTCATGAAAAAGGAGCGTTTACAGGTGCACATATTCGCAAAATCGGAAAATTCGAAATGGCTGATGGTGGAACGATTTTCCTTGACGAAATTGGCGAGCTTGAGTTAAGTCTGCAATCAAAATTGCTAAGAGTTCTTCAAGATAAAACTTTTGAGCGGGTTGGAGGAACGGAACCAATTAAAACCGATGCACGAATTATTTCTGCAACAAATCGTGAATTGAAAAAAGCTGTTGATGAAAAACTTTTCCGAGAAGATCTATATTATCGCCTTTCAACATATCCGATAACTGTTCCACCGCTAAGAACTCGTAAAGGAGATATTTTGCTTCTCGCTGAGTCATTCACAAAAAAATTTGCCGAAGAAGCGAAAATTCCAATTCCGACCTTATCCAAACAAGTTATCCAAATTCTTCTTGATTATCCTTGGCCCGGAAATGTTCGGGAACTGGAGAATTCCATTCAGCGTGCTGTGATCATTGCAGAAGCAAATCAAATCCAGATGAAAGATCTTCCCCTCCCAATGCAGGCTTTTGCTAGTGAGCAGGTTGTCCCATCGGATGTTTTAATCGAAAGTGAACAAACAAATGAAATCCTCCCCTTTGAAGTGATAAAAGAAAAAGCGATTCGAAACGCACTTCGAGCGACAAACGGAAGTATTGTTGACGCAGCAAAGAAACTAAAACTTGGAAGAGCCACTATTTACAGATTAATCAGTAAATATAAAATTGAGGTCAATGATTGA